The DNA sequence CGAAGGCCCCGAGCGGTGCGGCCCCGACCGCGACGGCCGGGACCGAGCTGCCGAGCTTCCTGCACGCCGGGTTCACCCAGGCGATGTCGGAGGCGCTGCTGCTGCCCGCGGCGGTGGCGTTCCTCGGCGCGCTCATCGTGGTGTGGTGGGCGAAGCCGAAGCCGCCGGCGTGGGGGCCGGGGGCCGCTGGTGCTGGGGCTGGTGCTGGTGCGCCTGCCACGGCGGGCGCCGGTCAGCCTGCGGGTGAGCCCGTCGGCGTCGCGGAGTCCGCGGCGTCTGCGCACGGCGCGCACGCGGCCTCCCGGCCGGTGGACGCGGTGCCGCACGGCGCGCACTCCGCCGAGCCGGCCGCCGACGCGCCCCGCGACGGCGACGAGCACCACGGCATCCACGCCGCCCCCGCGACCGAGTAGCGCGGCCGCTCTCACGCGAAGAAGGGAGGACTCCCCGGCCCATCCGGCCGGGAAGTCCTCCCTTCACTGCGTCTGTGCGGCGTGTCGCGCCGGATCTCCTCCGCTGCCTACGCCTCCGCGACCACCCGCACCGCGTTCGCCCACGGGTCGTCGAACGACACCGACCGCCCGTCGTCCCGCGTCGGCACCCCGTAGTGCCGCATCCGCTCTGTCAGCGCCCCCACGTCGTCCGCGCCGGGCAACCGGAGCTGCACCTCCCCGAGCCCGAGCGCGAGCCTCCGCACTCCCGCGCCGCGGCTGTTCCAGGTGTTCATCGCCATGTGGTGGTGGTAGCCGCCGGCCGAGACGAACAGTGCCGACGAGCCGAGGGAGGCCGTGGCCTCGAACCCGAGCCGGTCGACGTAGAACGCGCGTGCCGACGCCACGTCCCCGACCGAGAGGTGCACGTGGCCCACGACCGCGTCGCCGAAGCGCGGGTCGTCGGCTGCGGTGTCCAGCGATGGCAGCTCCGCCAGCGTCGCACCGCGCTCGGTGAGGTGCTCGCGCAGGAACCCGTTCGGGTCGAGGTAGAGCGTGTCCATCTCCACCTGGCCGTGCGTCCAGCTCCACTGGCTGCGGTCGCGGTCCCAATACAGCTCGACGCCGTTTCCCTCGGGGTCGGTGAAGTAGAAGGCCTGTGAGACCAGGTGGTCGGCGCTGCCGGTGAACGTGCCGGGCGCGCGCCGCGCGACCGAGTAGACCGCGGCGGCGAGGGCCTCCTGGCTGTCGAACACGATCGCCGTGTGGAACAGGCCGGCCTCGCCCGGGGAGGCGTGCTTCAACTCGGGCGCGTGCTCCAGGATCACCGACGGCGTCGCGCCGCGGCCCAGGATGACGCG is a window from the Leifsonia shinshuensis genome containing:
- a CDS encoding VOC family protein → MPELLPADSAMGAVTLRVADLDAMTAYYRDAVTLTVLAAEGGRVILGRGATPSVILEHAPELKHASPGEAGLFHTAIVFDSQEALAAAVYSVARRAPGTFTGSADHLVSQAFYFTDPEGNGVELYWDRDRSQWSWTHGQVEMDTLYLDPNGFLREHLTERGATLAELPSLDTAADDPRFGDAVVGHVHLSVGDVASARAFYVDRLGFEATASLGSSALFVSAGGYHHHMAMNTWNSRGAGVRRLALGLGEVQLRLPGADDVGALTERMRHYGVPTRDDGRSVSFDDPWANAVRVVAEA